Proteins encoded together in one Impatiens glandulifera chromosome 1, dImpGla2.1, whole genome shotgun sequence window:
- the LOC124921890 gene encoding stress-response A/B barrel domain-containing protein At5g22580-like, translated as MADHLFKHLVVVKFKEGIVVEEILSGMEKLVSDIDAVISFEWGIDIESLEMLRQGYTHAFVMTFKSKDDYNSYLAHPKHVEYSAIFSQVIDKIIMLDFPAVQSKSPP; from the exons ATGGCTGATCATCTTTTCAAGCACTTGGTGGTGGTTAAGTTCAAGGAAGGAATAGTGGTGGAGGAGATTTTGAGTGGAATGGAGAAGCTTGTTTCTGATATTGATGCTGTCATCTCCTTTGAATG GGGAATTGACATTGAAAGCTTGGAAATGTTAAGGCAAGGATACACACATGCCTTTGTGATGACATTCAAGAGCAAGGATGACTACAATTCCTACCTTGCCCATCCCAAACATGTTGAGTACTCGGCTATATTTTCCCAAGTCATTGACAAGATTATCATGCTTGATTTCCCCGCCGTTCAATCCAAGTCTCCACCATGA